The following coding sequences lie in one Treponema sp. OMZ 790 genomic window:
- a CDS encoding FlgD immunoglobulin-like domain containing protein — translation MFFFKFGLKAKVFFVLCFFLIGTAVFAYDPLPGGEEKLTLQSPAVAGGQNSVTGGPFGDTVPGSLAVNPALGGAEQRPILDASYFLIAGLGKEKGFGHAANAALLYPFRWGNLAGSLHFLNAEFNSLKLGTMGGLRFSYSKDLTEKLLVGVGSYADFGKDWGLGLDIGALYMFGDLGFLKNSKLGVSITGLGKTYNPKATGIKGGASSGSPAIITPRAGFAATLVDIDGFQLGMHADLSAPFFQNLVINTGLHMLMADMISFKTGFVINTLEAIRKKQSFIPSFNIGVNIKIKSQGTKDSFLKKNGWEENEIRPEFAAKPFHNGIWAFGGGVNVHFGLKDNEGPKIQAEMPESGILYFSPNNDGENDAMEIPLKITDKRYVTAWSCEIKDEKGNTVRTISNKIPLREMKDAASFFKLLGKSKEGVEVPGALRWDGRTDSGETAPDGKYSFIIRAQDDNKNKSESQIYTVHIDKTPPSLTFNKPQTQEALIFSPDGDGNKDVFVFDNTGSNEDLWTASISNAQGKVIRTIQVKDKALSPLSWDGKDDAGIFVPDGVYSYKIESMDRAKNKTVSNLSNIIVDTYKPSININIDKNAFSPASKSNNKINFIPSIPITKGLEEWKIEVKNQAGAAVKTYAGSPSKIEPKTFDGKDEEGKLLPEGSYKAFISARYINGHAPSTQTPSFTLDITPPKAEASASQKLFSPDGDGELDTLIFTHKEEKPGTWIAEIYRASSEDSLAGNTADILAGKPAGTPIFTNSFGDKLPPQFEWNGRKTDGSFAEDGKYIYVLRGVDEAQNEALSNAVLVELNTEKADIILQSNYTAFSPNNDGVKDSIEFYPVVKSKTKVDSYAVNIKDSKGKLIKTYKGNTPPKKITWNGQADEKPIVPDGLYSAEFEVELANKNKAKSVISSIMIDTVYPEIQISAPYLAFSPVEGNNKPNLPIGQISSSEKEWTGRFVDSKNKTVKTLRWKDKADKFIWEADDDTGNKVPDEKYTYIAEAEDEAGNKTVQKLEGIIVDRRQAKGYITAEHKVFSPTGNGIKDVQNISVLTNIDAEIDNWNIQVSDVESGKVFAEWSSKKEEKLPKKLVWDGNSGNSKAPDGRYMATMYIEYKKGDIVTAFTDAFILSTKEPKIGVSTRPKYFSPDNDGTDDDLYINLKAESKAGIENWKFEIAEPEENGGKLFWKIGGKEKITNEIIWDGRSLSGERVQSATDYPFTFTVTDKVGLTSVYRGYIPVDILVIRDGDKLKIAVPSIIFRANAADFNGLNQTIVDKNRNILKRIAVILNKFPEYQVQVEGHANTTTGTEKEETTALLPLSKLRADAVRQFLVKEGVRSSRLSSVGMGSSKPVASLSDKDNWWKNRRVEFVLIKH, via the coding sequence ATGTTTTTTTTTAAATTCGGTTTAAAAGCGAAAGTTTTTTTTGTTTTATGTTTTTTTTTGATCGGAACGGCGGTTTTTGCCTATGATCCTCTTCCCGGGGGGGAAGAAAAACTTACACTGCAATCCCCGGCGGTTGCCGGAGGACAGAACTCGGTTACGGGAGGCCCCTTCGGAGATACGGTGCCAGGCAGTTTGGCTGTCAACCCGGCCCTAGGCGGGGCCGAACAAAGGCCGATTCTGGACGCTTCATACTTTTTGATTGCAGGGCTCGGCAAAGAAAAAGGCTTCGGCCACGCAGCCAATGCTGCCCTCCTCTACCCCTTTAGATGGGGAAACCTCGCAGGAAGCCTTCATTTTTTAAATGCCGAATTTAATTCCTTAAAACTTGGAACAATGGGAGGCTTGCGCTTTTCATATTCAAAGGATTTAACCGAAAAACTTTTAGTAGGCGTAGGCTCTTATGCCGACTTCGGAAAGGACTGGGGGCTTGGTCTCGATATAGGAGCCCTTTATATGTTCGGCGATCTCGGATTTTTAAAAAACTCCAAGCTGGGAGTTTCAATAACCGGTTTGGGCAAAACTTACAATCCCAAGGCAACCGGAATAAAGGGAGGAGCTTCAAGCGGAAGCCCTGCAATAATCACTCCTCGGGCAGGCTTCGCTGCAACCTTGGTAGATATTGACGGCTTCCAACTCGGAATGCATGCAGACCTTTCAGCTCCGTTTTTCCAAAATCTTGTCATCAATACCGGGCTTCACATGCTCATGGCCGACATGATATCCTTTAAAACAGGCTTTGTCATCAACACGCTTGAAGCAATCCGCAAAAAACAAAGCTTCATCCCCTCCTTTAACATCGGGGTAAATATAAAAATCAAATCTCAAGGAACAAAGGATTCCTTTTTAAAGAAAAACGGCTGGGAAGAAAACGAAATCCGCCCCGAATTTGCTGCAAAGCCCTTCCATAACGGAATTTGGGCATTCGGCGGAGGGGTCAACGTTCACTTCGGCCTAAAGGACAACGAAGGACCTAAAATTCAAGCCGAAATGCCCGAAAGCGGCATCCTATATTTTTCTCCCAATAATGACGGAGAAAACGATGCCATGGAAATCCCCTTAAAAATTACGGACAAGCGGTATGTAACGGCTTGGAGCTGCGAAATAAAGGATGAAAAAGGAAACACTGTCCGCACAATTTCCAATAAAATCCCCTTACGCGAAATGAAGGATGCGGCCTCGTTTTTTAAACTCTTAGGAAAATCCAAAGAAGGCGTTGAAGTACCCGGCGCCCTCCGCTGGGACGGACGCACAGATTCGGGCGAAACAGCCCCTGACGGCAAGTACAGTTTTATAATAAGAGCGCAGGATGACAACAAAAATAAATCAGAGTCTCAAATTTACACGGTGCATATAGATAAGACGCCTCCTTCTCTCACATTTAATAAACCGCAAACTCAGGAAGCCCTCATCTTCAGTCCTGACGGTGACGGAAACAAGGATGTCTTTGTTTTCGACAACACAGGTTCAAATGAAGACCTTTGGACGGCAAGTATCAGCAATGCTCAAGGCAAGGTTATAAGAACAATTCAAGTTAAGGATAAGGCTCTTTCTCCCTTAAGCTGGGACGGAAAAGACGATGCAGGAATTTTTGTACCGGACGGAGTTTACAGCTACAAAATAGAATCCATGGACAGGGCAAAAAACAAAACGGTCTCTAATCTTTCAAATATAATTGTAGACACCTACAAACCCTCGATTAACATAAATATCGATAAAAATGCTTTTTCTCCTGCAAGCAAATCGAATAACAAGATAAACTTCATTCCTTCTATTCCGATTACCAAGGGTCTTGAAGAATGGAAGATTGAAGTAAAAAATCAGGCTGGAGCAGCCGTAAAAACATATGCAGGCAGCCCGTCAAAAATCGAGCCTAAAACCTTTGACGGAAAGGACGAGGAAGGAAAGCTCTTGCCGGAAGGCTCGTACAAGGCCTTTATTTCAGCAAGGTATATAAACGGACATGCTCCTTCAACTCAAACACCATCATTCACCTTGGACATTACACCGCCCAAGGCCGAAGCCTCTGCATCTCAAAAGCTCTTTTCTCCCGACGGGGACGGAGAGCTCGATACTCTCATTTTTACTCACAAGGAAGAAAAACCGGGAACATGGATTGCAGAAATATATAGGGCCTCAAGCGAAGACAGCCTTGCAGGCAATACTGCCGATATCCTTGCAGGCAAACCTGCCGGCACACCGATTTTTACAAACAGCTTCGGCGATAAACTCCCGCCTCAATTTGAGTGGAACGGAAGAAAAACCGACGGCAGCTTTGCCGAAGACGGTAAGTACATCTATGTATTAAGGGGAGTTGACGAGGCTCAAAACGAAGCTCTTTCAAATGCCGTGCTTGTAGAACTTAATACCGAAAAAGCCGATATCATTCTTCAATCAAATTATACGGCCTTTTCTCCCAACAATGACGGGGTAAAGGACAGCATAGAATTCTATCCTGTCGTAAAATCAAAAACTAAGGTAGACTCATACGCGGTAAACATTAAAGATTCAAAGGGCAAGCTTATCAAGACCTACAAGGGCAATACCCCTCCAAAGAAAATAACTTGGAACGGTCAAGCTGATGAGAAACCGATAGTACCCGACGGACTTTACTCTGCCGAATTTGAAGTTGAACTTGCAAATAAAAACAAGGCAAAATCCGTTATTTCATCGATAATGATAGACACGGTTTATCCGGAAATTCAGATTTCGGCTCCCTATCTGGCCTTTTCTCCTGTAGAAGGAAACAATAAGCCCAACCTTCCCATAGGTCAAATTTCTTCTTCCGAAAAAGAATGGACAGGCCGATTTGTCGATTCAAAAAACAAAACGGTAAAAACCCTAAGGTGGAAGGATAAGGCGGATAAGTTTATCTGGGAAGCAGATGACGATACCGGCAATAAGGTGCCTGACGAAAAATACACCTACATAGCCGAAGCCGAAGATGAGGCCGGAAACAAAACCGTCCAAAAACTTGAAGGCATCATTGTAGACCGCCGTCAAGCCAAGGGCTATATAACCGCCGAACACAAGGTATTTTCACCCACAGGCAACGGAATAAAGGATGTTCAAAACATTTCGGTTCTTACCAATATTGATGCCGAAATCGACAACTGGAATATACAGGTTTCGGATGTGGAAAGCGGAAAGGTTTTTGCCGAATGGAGCTCCAAAAAAGAAGAAAAGCTGCCTAAAAAACTTGTATGGGACGGCAATAGCGGAAACTCTAAGGCTCCTGACGGCAGGTACATGGCAACCATGTACATAGAGTACAAAAAAGGCGATATTGTAACGGCCTTTACCGATGCCTTCATCCTTTCAACCAAAGAACCTAAAATAGGTGTCAGTACAAGACCCAAGTACTTTAGTCCCGATAATGACGGCACCGATGACGATCTATACATAAATCTAAAAGCAGAATCAAAAGCCGGTATCGAAAACTGGAAGTTTGAAATTGCCGAGCCCGAAGAAAACGGAGGCAAGCTCTTTTGGAAAATAGGCGGAAAAGAAAAAATAACAAATGAGATTATTTGGGACGGCCGATCTCTTTCAGGCGAAAGGGTTCAGTCTGCAACCGACTATCCTTTTACCTTTACCGTAACCGACAAGGTGGGATTAACCTCGGTTTACAGGGGCTATATTCCTGTAGACATCCTTGTTATAAGGGACGGGGATAAGCTTAAAATAGCCGTACCGTCGATTATTTTTAGAGCAAATGCAGCCGACTTTAACGGTCTCAATCAGACAATTGTCGATAAAAATAGGAATATCCTAAAGCGTATTGCCGTCATCCTAAACAAATTCCCCGAATATCAGGTTCAGGTTGAAGGACACGCAAACACTACAACCGGTACCGAAAAAGAAGAAACGACGGCCCTTCTCCCCTTATCAAAACTGAGAGCAGACGCTGTACGTCAATTCCTCGTAAAAGAAGGAGTGCGAAGTTCCCGCCTTTCTTCCGTCGGAATGGGAAGCTCAAAGCCCGTAGCTTCTTTAAGCGATAAAGACAACTGGTGGAAAAACCGCCGAGTCGAATTTGTTTTGATTAAACATTAA
- a CDS encoding type II secretion system protein GspD, with protein sequence MKKKAVLFILFFSVCMLYGQEGVKDTKSEKYELKYIEVKRFIDALPEELKKNKINILPDINGFVIKGNKEDQKIVNEYIKILDTERKEKEVLLKYISSEELLKHLPPAVSKESIVLTGNPNLIFFRGNDIKKEKFLKELELIDRPKAQIRYQLLVVQYEKSENINWAKSLEVKKAKGKPINEFSGVMSNIFNINFDIVSKFGYQFIAKLNFELAENKARVLADTTLNGITGEEVRFQNTNTFRYIDKTLDSNGKPLYGSMREITSGLLLNIKGNVSGDEMITMEVNAQVSKQGSGGVTSGVLPPTSEKIVKTKVRTPSGKPIIIGGLLQVEQNSSEKKIPGLGDIPIAGLAFKDINGSETVTEMVIYIVPYLHREKGQKERRGERLIRLYKKYIEGEDKE encoded by the coding sequence ATGAAAAAGAAGGCAGTTTTATTTATATTATTTTTCTCGGTATGTATGCTATATGGGCAAGAAGGAGTTAAAGATACAAAAAGTGAAAAATATGAATTAAAGTATATTGAAGTAAAAAGATTTATAGATGCATTGCCTGAAGAACTGAAAAAAAATAAGATAAATATATTGCCGGATATAAACGGATTTGTAATAAAAGGAAACAAAGAAGATCAAAAAATAGTAAATGAATATATCAAAATATTGGATACGGAAAGAAAAGAAAAAGAAGTATTATTAAAGTATATATCTTCGGAAGAATTATTAAAGCATCTTCCGCCTGCGGTAAGTAAAGAAAGTATAGTCTTGACCGGAAATCCTAATCTTATATTTTTTAGAGGAAACGATATAAAAAAGGAAAAGTTTTTAAAGGAATTGGAACTTATAGATAGGCCTAAAGCACAGATAAGATATCAGCTTTTGGTAGTACAATACGAAAAAAGTGAAAACATAAATTGGGCAAAAAGTCTTGAAGTCAAAAAAGCTAAGGGAAAGCCTATTAACGAGTTTTCAGGCGTAATGAGTAATATATTTAATATAAACTTTGATATAGTCAGTAAATTCGGCTATCAATTTATAGCAAAACTTAATTTTGAACTGGCTGAAAACAAGGCAAGGGTTTTAGCGGATACGACATTAAACGGAATAACGGGAGAAGAAGTAAGATTCCAAAATACCAATACATTCAGATATATAGATAAAACCCTTGATTCAAACGGTAAGCCCCTGTACGGTTCGATGAGAGAGATAACGTCGGGTTTATTACTTAACATAAAAGGTAATGTATCCGGAGACGAAATGATAACCATGGAAGTAAATGCACAAGTGTCAAAACAGGGTTCAGGAGGAGTGACAAGCGGAGTTTTACCTCCCACATCGGAAAAAATAGTAAAAACAAAAGTGCGTACTCCTTCCGGTAAACCGATTATCATAGGCGGCTTATTACAGGTTGAACAAAACTCAAGCGAAAAAAAGATTCCCGGTTTAGGAGACATACCGATAGCAGGCTTAGCTTTTAAAGATATAAACGGCTCTGAAACTGTAACTGAAATGGTCATCTACATAGTGCCGTATTTACACCGAGAAAAAGGGCAGAAAGAAAGACGCGGAGAAAGGCTTATAAGGCTCTATAAAAAATACATAGAAGGAGAAGATAAAGAATGA